Proteins encoded within one genomic window of Bombina bombina isolate aBomBom1 chromosome 1, aBomBom1.pri, whole genome shotgun sequence:
- the LOC128666248 gene encoding gastrula zinc finger protein XlCGF49.1-like: MDDCNMVSQSETGGKDHSTTKRSRKPLKVTRKSLFTTQSHETKSLKATCKNNPRDCKEEVTQSSCKEQIISLTPSLRIQQSNQTKNVKLRANDETLDEKTIYDLKFRTHMIIKPHVCVVCEKRFTQKSNLVAHLRVHTGLKPYMCTECGKCFSTSSNAVTHQRVHTGERPYSCSDCGKSFSISSNLVTHQRVHTGERPYICSECGKSFTHRSNLVIHKRAHSGEKPYACMDCGKRFNHSSHLVAHQKTHT, translated from the coding sequence ATGGATGACTGCAATATGGTTTCCCAAAGTGAGACAGGAGGAAAAGACCACAGTACTACTAAACGCTCAAGGAAACCATTAAAGGTTACAAGAAAATCACTGTTTACTACTCAGTCGCATGAAACAAAAAGTCTCAAAGCCACCTGCAAAAATAATCCCAGAGATTGTAAAGAGGAAGTGACTCAATCTTCTTGTAAAGAACAAATCATTAGCCTCACTCCTTCATTAAGGATTCAGCAGAGCAACCAAACAAAGAATGTTAAATTGAGAGCAAATGATGAAACTTTAGATGAAAAGACAATTTATGACCTTAAATTTAGAACTCATATGATTATAAAGCCtcatgtgtgtgttgtctgtgagAAAAGATTTACACAAAAGTCTAATCTTGTTGCTCACCTTCGCGTTCATACTGGTTTAAAACCCTACATGTGCacggaatgtgggaaatgttttagcaCCAGTTCAAATGCAGTTACTCACCAGAGAGTGCATACAGGAGAGCGGCCATACAGTTGCAGTGACTGTGGCAAAAGCTTTAGTATAAGTTCCAACCTTGTGACACACCAGAGAGTTCATACAGGCGAACGACCTTACATATGCTCCGAGTGCGGGAAAAGCTTCACTCACCGCTCCAACCTGGTCATACATAAGAGGGCCCATTCAGGAGAAAAACCCTATGCTTGCATGGATTGTGGGAAACGCTTTAATCATAGCTCTCATCTTGTTGCACACCAGAAAACACATACCTAA